The genomic stretch TTTCATCCCTTTCACTTTAATCAAACTTATATGGGgtacaataacatattataccTCAGCCTAAACGCTCAACATACATCACTTTCCCGCATCCTCATGCTAGTGGAATGAAGCCATAAAAATAAATCCACATCGGAATGTACAGCTATAGCAAGGTAGACTTAACATGAACACAAATTGGTACAAAAAGCTAAACAGAAGTTTCCATGTCAGACAGATGTCATACCCTCTTGCTGTTGTTGGGGGCACAGAAGGCTTTACTGCTTCATTCCACGAAAGATTGACACTCTTATCTCCAATAAATGAAGGAGTTTTTGAATGCAAGGGctgaaatttataattttccagATATTAGTAAAGACAATTCACCTATACATTTAATCAAATACTGTATCAGTTATACAGGAAAACCACAAATTCATTTCAACAGAGCGTATAAGTTACCTAGAATCATATTACAGTCATTTAGCCCTTATGATATCATATATTCAAATCACAGATCACATTTTTGTCATAGACTACATAAAATATAgcataattatcataaaatttaggTCTCCAACTTACTTGGATAACTAGAAGCCGAATTAGATGTTGAAACTTGTCCTTCTATCATCAAAAATTGCCTTTATTGGTCGGATTTATCAAAGTTTTTTTGTGGAAAGAATTGATGTGGGTGTGAAATACTGGTGTCGTGCGAATATgtgtttttcatataaaaatctaaaacataACCATTGCAGCAGTCGTTAACAATCTTTCAtccttttaaaataatcatatgtAACACGTTACTTAACATTAACGTGCGAATATCTTTCATACACAATTGTTCAATAACTTAAATTCCcctttttaaatacttaatcatttttcaacttatcaaatatcaaaataaacccaatttaatataaaagtacaaaaataaCTTCATTACACAGCCATAGATATTACAAAAATCATGATCCACACTTGAAGACACCCAACTCGAGGACCAGAGATCCTGTGATTGGGTTCAATGGGAAGACCAAACTATATGGTTGACTTAAAAATGCATTATGTTTTTTTACTTGAACATTTGTCCGTATGATATGAGTTTATCTTGTAACAGATGGAACGTCGAGTTATCAAATGAAAATCTGTAGCTCCTCAGGAGCGGGATgttaaaaatgacaaaagtaTCCTCGAAAGATTTCACCTGTACGAAGTGTAAAAGTGGGATCGTTTTCTTTGAGAGTGGGGTTTGATCTCAAAAACACCTATGAAAACCATGAGAGCACAAGGTTGCAACGTGCTAGCTTCAAAGGCTCAAACTTAACACTGCTTggattatatattatgtgtgaGCAATAGCTTTTATTTTCCTaaagcagtcaaagttcaatgTTTAGCATACTCTAATAAGAAGATTATTGTTTCACCAAGTGAAGTTTCAATGTAGAGCACAACTTCAATCTGTACAATAGTTTAGCTGTAATTAGTTTTTTCTCTCACGTGCGTTATCATTTGCATTCATtcatcattattaaaaaaaataagtaatggAGTGTCGTAACttgcatttattttttatgttacatgatcaaaaaattttatatcaaataaaaacaatataaataaataatatataaatataatatattagattctaatacaaatcaataaattttgtataagaTAAGTTtcgatttttatatttatagaccTAATAGagtgttaaagataaaaaagtcTTGTATtaaatgaaaacatttttaacttgatcccacatcaaataaaaacaacttaACTTGATAGCCAAACAGCGGGCCTAATAGGGTGTTGGtagattgaatttttatataaattaattagttttgtataatataagttttgatCTCCACGTTGGCAAATTTATTTCAACAGTTATCATtgcatttattattaaaaactttGAATAACTTTTTTCTGAAAGGCATCTTAGACCTTGACTAACAGAGCCTTAGGAGGAAGGGTAAACTATGACTAAAAGGAAGATGGTTCATCTGGAATTCATATTATGCTTTGCTTGTTTCAGTATCTTGATATTTTTGATCAAGATTGTTTGATCTTCTGGTCCAAATTGAATGGTACGCCAATGATGCTGTGGAATTTACTGAGCCATATGCTGAGTCAAGGTCGTCGCAGATAGTGCCAACCAAGCTTGAAGAGTCAACTAAAGGCCTTTCAAATGGGAATAGTAAGTGCTGACTGGTGACAACTTCATCTTCATGACGATGTTCAAGTTTGGTAGGCCTATGGAAGGATCAGATTAACAATGCATTGTGGTTCACCTTCACTATTTCTTTGCTCACAGAAAGTATCTTGGTATCATAAATGGTACAGATATAATACATCAAACAATGaacatatcaatttttttttcctttttctttttttcctcttcattTCCATATAGAAATGTTCACAAAACTAACCAGCATAAGCATAAAAGGTGCAAGAAAAGCTctgtataatatatatcataaggtAAAATATGCCACTTTGAATATTCTCCGAGAAATTCAATGTTCAAGAAAACCTAATTAGACGTAAAGAACACAGTTAATCAAAGTTGAAAGGAATCATcgagaaaattttgatttagttgAATGATTATTTAGTTCATCAAGTAATGTTGTCTCTATCATTCAGAATCTGACAATAGAATCTTTCAAGTTGATGACAAGTTCTCAGCAATAAATAACtattggaaaaaaagaaaaatacgtAACTATCATCTTCTGCTTTCATTCTACTCATATTTATAGCCTTTAAAAATCAAACCGCGTTTATATCTTTAAAGTCCAATTCTTTGGTCTTCACATTTACGctgtaaataagaaaaatgggGACCAGTTCACGaagttcaatataaaataagtcAGATTTGCTGAGAAAATATGCAATAATACTTCTAAAATTACCACCAATCAAGACCATCTTGTGCCAAAGATAAGATCCTACAAGCGAGACTAATTTAACAGGGGGATGTCAGACCTCATTGAGTCATGTCGATTTGTCAATACCTTGCTAGAAAAGTTTCATCTGCATTGAACAATTCCACAACCATGAAATGCATTAAACTACCTCTGttgaaacatataaattaaattagaagaCAACTCACATTACCCGTGATTTTATATGCCATATTTGTTTTGCAAAAATTTGctttaatatgtaattaagtTCAGTAAGAAATCAAATGATCATTCtcagttttctttctttaatgaGAAAATTATCAATTCTTGGTGTTGTGTTGCCAGGTCACATCTTAAAAGGTGCAATCTTAACAAAATTGCACTAGGGCAAGATCGACTGAATCTCTTTAGGTATAACTAAGGTAAAATTTACCTGAAAAGGTAATGTTTTAGAGAccaaaatcacattttttcaaGTGAGTTGTACATAGGAAGGAGTAATAATTTAGTATTGCAATAATACATTTTTAGGTGTAACTCAGGTGATTTAAGTTGAATCACACTCATTGAAGGGCGATTCACTTTAATTACACCGAGAGAAAGGTATGATTTGGTCATAAAAGCATCAAGGTTGCAATTTGATAAGATTGTTCCTCTTTAGCGATTTTATACCAGATTACACTTGACACCAACAATCCTACACGGAAAAGATACAATTCCagcaaatttgacaaaatcccactttgtttatgttattttggCCGAGTCCGGGGAATTGTAGTTTCTTATGCTGTGGGAATCTCTTTTAATTTACGGTCTCTAGAGTCTAGTCCATTACTTATCTTCCGGGCAATTGCACAATATCTGTCTCTCTCAATTCTTAGATCACGTACACATCAGAGCTGACTCATTACGAAATAACCACGCACCTTCATTTGTATTGTCCAATAGTGACGCCATTCAATTAGACTCTTATATGTAAATTCCATAACCGAATGGTCGACTGGAGAAGAAATTACAAGCTGTTATGGAAGAATCACAATTTCTTTATCCTATCAGTATTTCTAGTAATACCGTAAAACTTTCAAGAACTCGGCTCTTAATCCTGCTACTCATCTCACGTTTTGTCCTCCTCTGCCATGGAGTTGAGCTTGAAGCTGCTGATGGCTACAAGCTTATAAACATTGGTGCAATCATTGACAATGCTAATTCCCGAATAGGGAAAGAACAAAGGGTGGCAATGCAAATTGcagttcaaaattttaagagtgtCTTGAAAAATTACAAGCTAGCTCTTCACCTCCGCCACTCTGATAGAGATCTCTTAAATGTTTCTTCTGCAGGTAACATGGCAATTTTTATTGAGCTTTGCTACTTCTATTACAtgaatttggaaaattaaagaTATGGAAGTTGATCCATTTCCATTACAGCTGAATCGCTGATAAAAGAGCATGAAGTCAAGGTGATTATCGGCGGCTTGGAGTCGTGGGGAGAAGCAGTTTTACTTGCTGATATCGGACGCCGAGCCCACGTTCCCGTCCTATCGTTTGCAGAACCTCCCATTTCAACACCGTTAATGGTGACTCGCTGGCCTTTCTTGGTAACAATGACTAACAATAAAGCTGAACAGATAAGATGCGCTGCAGCTCTTGTTGGTTCTTATAATTGGAGAAAAGTTATTGTCATTTATGAAGATGATGCGATTGGTGGAGACACTAGGGACCTGGTAGTTTATCTGTCAACAGCTCTTCGAAATGTTAGTTCGGAGATTGAGCAGCAAGTGATTCTTCCACCATTTTCTTATTTGACTAAtccaaaaaaatatgtacaagAAGAGCTGAAGAAACTACTTCAAACACAATCTCGGGTTTTTATTGTTCTTCAGTTATCATCATCTACGACGATTCATCTGTTCAGAGAGGCAGGGCAGATGGGATTTATGGGGGCAGACTCAGTTTGGATAGCCACAGAAACCATCACAAGTTTGCTTGGCTCGCTCAACACTTCTGTTATCTCCTCTATGGAAGGTGTTCTCGGAATCAAGACATACTTCTCTGATGACACCACTTCTTACAAGGATTTTAAAGGTcagttcaaaacaaaatttcgATCCGAGAATCTCGAGGAAGATAGTTCTGACCCTGGAATTTATGCCTTAAAGGCTTATGATAGCATTAAAACAGTTGCACTGGGCCTGGAGAAAATGACAAGTGAGGATAGTTTTTCTTCTGCAGTCTTGTTCAGAAAAATATTATCAGGCAATTTCACAGGCTTAAGCGGCGAAATAAGTTTCGAAGGAGCCAGGCTGCGGCATACCACCGCATCAAGGCTCATAAAAGTGGTTGGAAAGAAGTACAAAGAGCTAGAATTTTGGTTGCCTGAGTTTGGATTCTCAAAGACCctggaaattgaaaatgaaaccaAGGAGAACAATAGCAGCAAAGTTGGTGATGGTGCTGTGACTCGGCCTGGTGACTTAAAGCCAGATATTCCGAAAGGCTGGTCAATGCCTACTGTGGCAAAGCCCCTCAAAATTGGAGTTCCAGGCAGAACCTCATTCGACAAGTTTGTGAAGGTTTCCCTGAACAACACTGATGATAACTATACGGGTTTTTGCATTGATCTTTTTAACGAGGTATTACATGGATTGAACTATGCTCTACCATACAAATTCTTTCCATATAATGGCTCCTATGATGATCTTGTTGAGCATGTCCATAACAAGGTAATCAAGACTTAACTCTGCCTTCATAGTTCACTTGGAATGCATATAATTTGACATAAAGGCTAGTATTTCACAAAAGAAACACATGATACAAGCATAATGCCAAGTTAACAAATTCTTGTTATGGctatacatttttttcttttttaatattgttaatcctaattaaaattgatttatagttTTGAAAATGATGAGTTCATTCGTATTTTCTAGTGTTACAATCTCATGATATGTTTAGATATAAGTTCTAAGTTTGATTTAGTCACTCTTGATAGGAGACACGGAGAACCAAATTGACTTGCTTGTAAAGTCTATAAAAAATCttggtttgttttccttttaCAATAAACTATGTCCAATActtttaaatgcataaataactatatagatgatttctaattatatgattagataattttaaattaaaaataaataacaaaatcatatttatacattttaagtacacaaaataaatatatagatgatgtattcttctgtaattttatattactttattcataattcaaaataatttaatcacatgaaaacacattatttatgtactcattttttattcttaaaatgtgtatatataactttattaaaaaataaaataacactaattaCATAATcacacattatatatatactcaaaggtatatacatataacattgttctcCTTTTTTACTTACAAAGTAATTTAGGGTTAGATCTTTTGattggtttttttgtttttttagaaatattgaaaatgtttgagattaatgaaaaataaatatatttagtatGATAGTAAACTTATATGTTTGATGGAATGATTGTAtagataatatgatattatgtgattgagtatcactttatttttaattcaaaattatacaatcttataataaaatattatttgtgtatgtattttgtatatttaaaatatgtaaacgtagttttattgtttatttgcaCGCATAGATATATATTACAGATATTTTAAAAGACATCTATTTATATCTTCCAAAGCTCCAATGTTTACAAAATGGAACGCTGTTTTCAGAGCTATGATGCGGTTGTGGGCGACATAACCATACTGCTTGAAAGAGCCAAAAATATGGAATTTACAGTACCGTATGCGGGGTCAGGACTGTCTCTGATTGTTCAAATTCAGACTGAAGAATCAGTTTGGATGTTCATGAAACCTTTCACTAAGGAAATGTGGGCGGTGACTGGTGGCGTCTTGATCTACACAATGTGCATAGTTTGGATCTTAGAGCACCCATATAATCCTGAATTTCGCGGGCCGTGGAGAAATCAGATTGCCACCGCTCTTTGGTTTActtcctcttctcttttcttcgcTCATAGTATGTATCTCTCTATTTTCCAACTTTGTAGGCATCACGATTCTTAGAGCATCCATATAtctgttttatttatatttaaattcctAATATTTTCAGGGGAGAGAGTTCACAGCAATCTCACTCGGCTGGTGGTTGCTGTGTGGCTTTTCGTGGTGTTGATATTAAACTCAAGCTATACAGCCAGTCTATCTTCAATGCTCACCGTCCGACGAATGAAACCAGATCTAACGGACGTTGAGTGGCTTAAGGCAGCCAATTTGAAAGTTGGTTGCGACGGTGATTCATTTGTGAGGAAGTACCTACAAAATGTGATAGGGTTCAAATCAGAAAACATCGTGAATGTCTTCCATGAATACGATTATCCAAAGTTTTTTCAGAACAACTCCATAGCCGCTGCCTTTCTTGAACTCCCATACGAGAAAGTTTTCATGGGACAGTTCTGCAAGAATTACACTGCCACCATACCCACCAACAGATTTGGAGGATTAGCCTTTGTGAGTAGTTTCTTAACCCTTTCTATTAGAAGATTTTCGTTATAAACAATCGATTAATCTGATTTCTTcaacattcaaaattttgttacttCCGAACTAAAAGAAATGGCAACGAGAGAAAACtctatatattcatttttgCTATCCTCGTAGGCATTCCAAAAGGGATCCCCCATAGCAGTTGACTTTTCTGAAGCTATTCTCAAGCTGTCAGAGAATGGATTCTTaaggaaaaaggaagaaagatgGTTTGCTTCTTCACGGGAGTGCTCAACCAACTTAACTGACGATGAAACTGAAAGCTTGGAACTCAGCAACTTCTTGGGTCTCTACCTGATATGTGGTGCCACTTCTACCCTTTGTGCTTTACCATTTCTGGTTAAATTGCTTAAGAAATATAGACAAAATCAAGCGGCAAGTCAAGGCAATGTAACTTTGAGTGTATTAAGCCTTTGGAGCAAGGTGGTTAGGTTTGCAAAATGCAGTCCTAATAATAGCAGTGGAACGAATAATCCGGGGACTGCAACGGGGATTTCAGCTTTAGCGTTGGCTCAAACACCAGATGTACATGAATCGAGGTCTGGAAGATGGGAGTATCAAAGTTCTTCTGGCACTCCATCCAACCTTCAGACAACTTCACAAGTTGATTTTGAAATGGAGGATATCCCGCATGGTGGCTGAGATCGAATTGATCGGTATATATTGTACtgtcatatataatatatatatatatatatatatatatatatatatacacacacacacacagttAATACTCGTATAAGAATCTTAATTTTCATactttatcatttataaaatgaactaatgttatatatatatatatttttgatatataaatatgtatatgtatttatatagatatgttatcatatgattgactattattttatcaataatttaaaattatctaattacatcaTAACACatcatgtatgtatatatttgtatatcaaaaatatgtacacataattttattgttcgaGAATATATTAGAATGAACCTCCATGCAcacattttcaataaataaatgtgtACACGTATAAATGTGTTATAATaagattgaatgattttatattgataataaaatagcattcaattatataatgacacatgtgtatacacaaatatatatacacttatatgtctcatcatatgattggatgattttgaattaagaataaaataataatcaatcatatgatgatacatatgagtgtgtatatatttgtgtacctaaaatggatacacatagtattgctcttaataaaatgttttgagtattgtatttggttttagtaattttagtttaatttttaattaaaaaaatttaaaaatagttttaacgGACTGACTCGTTTATGACCCAATATACGACCATGTAGTGGGCTTACTCTTTTATATGAGTTGGCCTTGCACGAAGGTTTATGACTAGACACGCTTAGGCACAACACAATCCATAAAACCGGTGAACTCTGCCAAAGCCGGCCTGCCCGGCCTAGCATGCCCACTAACGGCTCTAACTGTGCGCCGCAAAGATCACTTGAATGATTTAAAAACAAGTCAGTTTTACGGTTCCGACAATTGCATCtgcaattaaaagaaaatggcaGATATTATGGTACGTTTTTTTGGCGAATCGCTAGACAAcgtgaaaaattaataatcatgcAAAACACGTGGgagatttcattttatttttcacaatttttcatcaaagtttatctttgtcaaattttttgtcatccacaaaattttagtaaaaaaatttttcatttatccTTAAGTTTCATTAGtaagatttattaattaatatgatatatgaaACAccttttatcaaataaaattgaaaaacaaattttcaaaaaattgtattaaatatattgtCACTTTTTGTTTACATTAGTTTTAaggttaattattataaaaataaaattaacaaaattcacCAACAACATTTCTATAggcaaaattatacatatttattttttatataaaatatatatatatatatatatatatatatatatatatatataaaattaaataattttaaataaaaaataaaataacatttaactatatataattgattaaaaaaattaatttttattttaaaatttgtgagtACAGGAGCCTATGAAATTTCAATCATTTGTACTTTGATAATCTGACGCTCCCCACCCCACACAAATCAAACGCGGCCAATTTCGAGACAAAATTCCAAATGCAAAAGACTCTCATTTCGTTTCCCTTGTGTCggtttcttttcttccttcatTCATGCCCTCACTTCTTTCCACACCATTTCTCTTTCTCCCTAAAACTCCCCTCAACTCCGTTACAAGGTCCAGGATGTCCACCGCCACCACTGCCTCCAAACCGCTTCTTCGTGGCGTCGTTTTCGACATGGATGGAACCCTAACGGTCCCGGTCATCGATTTCGCCGCAATGTACAAGTCCGTCCTCGGAGAAGACCAGTACACACGAGTTAAAGCGGAAAACCCCACCGGGATCGATATTTTGCACCATATTGAGAATTGGAGCCCCGATAAGCAGCGCCAAGCCTATAAAATTATCGCTGATATTTTGCACCATATAATGACACATGTGTATACATATTTCGGAGGAACTCTTCAACGTGATAGGAAAGGAAGGAATAATTATCCAGCTTCAACTTGTGAGGGAATGGCTGATGAATGGAGGAACTCTTCCAGTCAGATATTTCGGATCATGATCATTAAGAATTCATAAAGGTTGACAAGGAAACCGAGATTATTCCAGTTTATAGCTGAGGCCAAGGTTTATGTGGCTAAAATTGTCGTAAcagtttaaaattataattaatggtttaaatttgtttgtaaatTATAGAGGTTTAATTGTTTTCAACAGTAAAGTTTTAAGCAGTAAATTTGACATCAGGCCATTGCAACAAATTGTTTCTTGTTACTGGAGATACAACcaggaaaattttaaaggtcTTACCATGTTCACTAAAAACAGAATTAAATTTGGTACAATTCCACATACGGTCAGACAAATGGACATACctgcataataataatatatattgaatacACGCACCAACAATCATGCAAAGTTCCTGAAACTGTCCGAAGACTTGCTGCTTTTCAAGAATAAATCCGAAAGGAAACCCACATCCTCAACCCTTGTTAGTCCATGATTAATCGAGAAACTTAGC from Mangifera indica cultivar Alphonso chromosome 6, CATAS_Mindica_2.1, whole genome shotgun sequence encodes the following:
- the LOC123218661 gene encoding glutamate receptor 2.9-like, with amino-acid sequence MEESQFLYPISISSNTVKLSRTRLLILLLISRFVLLCHGVELEAADGYKLINIGAIIDNANSRIGKEQRVAMQIAVQNFKSVLKNYKLALHLRHSDRDLLNVSSAAESLIKEHEVKVIIGGLESWGEAVLLADIGRRAHVPVLSFAEPPISTPLMVTRWPFLVTMTNNKAEQIRCAAALVGSYNWRKVIVIYEDDAIGGDTRDLVVYLSTALRNVSSEIEQQVILPPFSYLTNPKKYVQEELKKLLQTQSRVFIVLQLSSSTTIHLFREAGQMGFMGADSVWIATETITSLLGSLNTSVISSMEGVLGIKTYFSDDTTSYKDFKGQFKTKFRSENLEEDSSDPGIYALKAYDSIKTVALGLEKMTSEDSFSSAVLFRKILSGNFTGLSGEISFEGARLRHTTASRLIKVVGKKYKELEFWLPEFGFSKTLEIENETKENNSSKVGDGAVTRPGDLKPDIPKGWSMPTVAKPLKIGVPGRTSFDKFVKVSLNNTDDNYTGFCIDLFNEVLHGLNYALPYKFFPYNGSYDDLVEHVHNKSYDAVVGDITILLERAKNMEFTVPYAGSGLSLIVQIQTEESVWMFMKPFTKEMWAVTGGVLIYTMCIVWILEHPYNPEFRGPWRNQIATALWFTSSSLFFAHRERVHSNLTRLVVAVWLFVVLILNSSYTASLSSMLTVRRMKPDLTDVEWLKAANLKVGCDGDSFVRKYLQNVIGFKSENIVNVFHEYDYPKFFQNNSIAAAFLELPYEKVFMGQFCKNYTATIPTNRFGGLAFAFQKGSPIAVDFSEAILKLSENGFLRKKEERWFASSRECSTNLTDDETESLELSNFLGLYLICGATSTLCALPFLVKLLKKYRQNQAASQGNVTLSVLSLWSKVVRFAKCSPNNSSGTNNPGTATGISALALAQTPDVHESRSGRWEYQSSSGTPSNLQTTSQVDFEMEDIPHGG
- the LOC123219037 gene encoding haloacid dehalogenase-like hydrolase domain-containing protein At2g33255, whose translation is MPSLLSTPFLFLPKTPLNSVTRSRMSTATTASKPLLRGVVFDMDGTLTVPVIDFAAMYKSVLGEDQYTRVKAENPTGIDILHHIENWSPDKQRQAYKIIADILHHIMTHVYTYFGGTLQRDRKGRNNYPASTCEGMADEWRNSSSQIFRIMIIKNS